From Natronocella acetinitrilica, a single genomic window includes:
- a CDS encoding potassium channel family protein has product MRLLFLGLRSASRDRYVRGLLALAFTIIGLAALFYAIVEDWPYLDALYFSVMTIATVGYGDLAPVTTIGRLFTIAYVLVGLGIFIAAASALAAAILSQSDVEPQDQDRE; this is encoded by the coding sequence TTGCGACTCCTGTTTCTTGGCTTGCGCTCGGCGTCCCGCGACCGATATGTTCGGGGGCTGCTGGCCCTTGCCTTCACGATCATTGGCCTTGCCGCGTTGTTCTACGCAATTGTCGAAGACTGGCCCTATCTGGATGCCCTCTATTTTTCAGTCATGACCATTGCAACGGTTGGTTATGGTGATCTGGCGCCAGTGACAACCATCGGGCGTCTTTTTACTATTGCGTACGTGCTTGTAGGGCTGGGGATTTTCATTGCCGCCGCCAGTGCTTTAGCAGCCGCGATTCTTTCGCAAAGTGATGTGGAGCCTCAGGATCAGGACCGCGAGTGA
- a CDS encoding efflux RND transporter permease subunit: MSAFFLDRPKFAFVLSILITLAGVLALQVLPVNMYPDLAPPQVQVRAVYPGASAEVVADAVVRPIEQRLNGVEGMIYIESSATSDGAASITVTFATGTDSDMAQVNVQNRVKLAESQLPEPVRREGVVVRKQAGNMLMGINLVSERPGLDALFLSNYANTSLLENIARVPGVAEASVLGTSEYAMRLWLDPGRMNQLGVTVADINAAVREQNQIVAAGALGQEPAPPGQIFTFNIRSEGRLSEAGEFGQTVLRVSPEGRVVRLGDVARIELGARSYAATSQLNDQDTAFLVIYQLPDANALDVAERVRDEMTALATNFPDGLSYRILFDSTRFIDESINEVVNTLFVAVVLVVLVVFLFLQSLRATLIPAVAIPVSLIGTFAFMVLMGYSINLITLFGLVLAIGIVVDDAIVVIENVDRLIKEKGLDVREAVSQAMREISAPIISTTLVLLAVFVPVAFLPGITGELFRQFAVTICFAVLISSVCALTLSPALSSVLLRKEAEPLRLLSPVEWLLQRLTAGYSWLIGRLLKRMLVVAGLFLALLGLLGYLAATTPTGFVPEEDQGFLFVDVQLPDAASGSRTAAVMEQVVDEVLQDPAVSDFISVSGFSLLSGSGSNMGFGVVVLKDWSERESASLQPAAVVPRLNARLWAIPAARVMAFNVPAIPGLGVTAGFDLRLLDSAGVPPEDLAATADNLVLQANQREEMVGVRHNLRANVPMFDLEVDRDKAQLLGVDFGDVFLTLQAQLGGLYVNDFNQFGRTYRVMLGSEGAYRSRPEDLRHFEVRNNRGEMVPIAGIARLEPSQGATRIEGFNLNRSVTINGEPAPGLSTMESVGVMEELLTELPDGYTFAWAGQTLQELEAGNLIVVLFLLAIVAVYLFLVALYESWTLPLAVLLSVPLTFLGSFLAFRATGQALDIYAQIGLVLLVAMSAKTAILIVEFAAQLRREGRPIRTAAADAAVQRFRAVLMTGLSFMLGVVPLVMASGAGAASRISLGITVLSGTTATVILVTLMTPAFYVMIQSMRERLSGPAEGLPAEPEQSVDGQSGQPV, translated from the coding sequence GTGAGCGCTTTCTTCCTCGACCGGCCAAAGTTCGCCTTTGTCCTGTCGATTCTCATCACATTGGCCGGAGTGCTTGCGCTGCAGGTCCTGCCGGTCAATATGTACCCCGATCTCGCCCCACCGCAGGTGCAGGTGCGTGCGGTTTATCCCGGGGCCAGCGCGGAGGTTGTCGCCGACGCTGTGGTACGGCCGATTGAACAGCGTCTCAATGGCGTCGAGGGCATGATTTACATCGAGTCCTCTGCGACCAGTGACGGTGCAGCCAGCATTACGGTCACGTTCGCCACCGGGACCGATTCGGACATGGCCCAGGTCAATGTGCAAAATCGCGTCAAGCTAGCCGAAAGCCAGTTGCCCGAGCCCGTGCGCCGTGAGGGTGTGGTGGTGCGCAAACAGGCCGGCAACATGCTGATGGGGATTAATCTGGTTTCCGAGCGCCCCGGTCTGGACGCTCTGTTTCTGAGTAACTACGCCAACACCAGTCTTCTGGAGAATATCGCCCGAGTGCCAGGTGTGGCCGAGGCCAGTGTGCTTGGCACCAGTGAGTACGCCATGCGTCTCTGGTTGGATCCGGGGCGCATGAACCAGCTTGGCGTCACCGTCGCCGACATCAACGCTGCGGTGCGAGAGCAGAACCAGATTGTTGCGGCAGGGGCGCTTGGCCAGGAGCCCGCGCCCCCGGGACAGATCTTCACGTTCAATATCCGCAGTGAAGGCCGTCTGAGCGAAGCCGGTGAATTCGGGCAGACGGTGCTGCGCGTCAGCCCCGAGGGTCGAGTCGTCCGACTCGGCGATGTTGCCAGGATCGAACTGGGGGCGCGATCCTACGCCGCGACGTCGCAGCTCAATGACCAGGATACCGCCTTTCTTGTCATTTACCAGCTTCCCGATGCCAACGCACTGGATGTCGCTGAACGCGTTCGCGACGAAATGACGGCCCTCGCGACGAATTTCCCGGATGGCCTGAGCTACCGGATTCTGTTCGACAGTACGCGGTTCATTGATGAATCCATCAACGAGGTAGTCAACACACTATTCGTTGCGGTGGTCCTGGTCGTGCTCGTGGTCTTTCTGTTCCTGCAGAGCCTGCGCGCGACGCTGATTCCGGCTGTCGCCATTCCGGTTTCGCTGATCGGCACCTTTGCCTTCATGGTTCTCATGGGGTACTCGATCAACCTGATCACCCTGTTCGGGCTGGTTCTGGCCATCGGCATTGTCGTGGATGACGCCATTGTGGTGATCGAGAATGTCGACCGCCTGATCAAGGAAAAGGGCCTCGACGTACGAGAAGCAGTAAGTCAGGCCATGCGCGAGATCAGCGCGCCGATCATTTCCACCACCCTGGTGCTGTTGGCCGTGTTCGTGCCGGTGGCCTTTCTGCCTGGCATCACCGGCGAGCTTTTCCGACAGTTTGCGGTGACGATCTGCTTTGCAGTGCTGATTTCATCGGTTTGCGCTCTGACTCTGTCGCCGGCGCTCAGCTCGGTTTTGCTGCGCAAGGAAGCTGAGCCGTTGCGCCTGCTGAGCCCGGTGGAGTGGTTGCTTCAACGGTTGACTGCGGGCTACAGCTGGCTGATCGGCCGATTGCTCAAGCGCATGCTTGTCGTCGCCGGACTTTTTCTGGCTCTGCTCGGACTCCTGGGATACCTGGCAGCCACAACCCCGACCGGCTTTGTGCCAGAAGAGGATCAGGGGTTCCTGTTTGTCGATGTGCAGTTGCCGGATGCGGCGTCGGGCAGCCGAACCGCTGCGGTGATGGAACAGGTTGTTGATGAGGTGTTGCAGGATCCTGCGGTTAGCGACTTCATCAGCGTTAGCGGTTTCTCGCTGCTCAGTGGCAGTGGCTCGAACATGGGCTTTGGTGTGGTAGTGCTGAAGGACTGGTCTGAGCGCGAATCGGCATCCCTACAACCCGCCGCGGTCGTTCCACGACTCAATGCCCGACTATGGGCCATTCCGGCAGCTCGCGTCATGGCTTTCAACGTGCCTGCCATTCCAGGTCTGGGGGTGACGGCCGGGTTTGATCTCAGGTTGCTGGATTCTGCTGGCGTGCCGCCGGAAGATTTGGCGGCGACGGCTGATAACCTCGTATTACAGGCCAACCAGCGCGAAGAGATGGTCGGCGTGCGACACAACCTTCGCGCCAATGTCCCCATGTTCGATCTGGAGGTCGACCGCGACAAGGCGCAGTTGCTCGGCGTTGATTTCGGCGATGTCTTTCTGACCTTGCAGGCACAGCTCGGCGGCCTTTATGTCAATGATTTCAATCAGTTCGGCCGAACCTACAGGGTCATGCTCGGATCGGAAGGCGCCTACCGTTCCCGACCAGAGGATTTGCGCCATTTCGAGGTTCGCAATAACCGCGGCGAGATGGTGCCCATTGCCGGGATCGCCCGTCTTGAGCCCTCTCAGGGCGCAACGCGTATCGAAGGGTTCAATTTGAATCGCAGCGTCACGATCAATGGTGAGCCTGCTCCTGGCCTCTCAACCATGGAAAGCGTCGGGGTAATGGAAGAGCTGCTGACGGAACTGCCGGATGGCTACACGTTTGCCTGGGCTGGCCAGACCTTGCAGGAGCTGGAAGCCGGGAATCTGATCGTTGTCCTCTTTTTGCTGGCCATCGTTGCCGTTTACCTGTTCCTGGTGGCCCTGTATGAAAGCTGGACCTTGCCACTTGCGGTCCTACTATCGGTTCCGCTGACTTTCCTGGGCTCCTTCCTGGCTTTTCGCGCTACCGGACAGGCGCTGGACATTTATGCCCAGATCGGACTGGTGCTCCTGGTCGCGATGTCGGCCAAGACGGCCATCCTGATTGTGGAGTTCGCAGCCCAGTTGCGACGCGAGGGCAGGCCCATCCGTACGGCGGCTGCCGACGCCGCGGTGCAACGGTTTCGTGCGGTGCTGATGACCGGGCTCTCGTTCATGCTCGGCGTTGTGCCACTGGTTATGGCCAGCGGGGCCGGCGCCGCCAGTCGGATCAGTCTCGGTATCACCGTGCTTTCCGGGACCACGGCTACGGTCATTCTCGTAACGCTGATGACGCCGGCCTTCTACGTCATGATCCAGAGCATGCGTGAGCGTTTATCCGGCCCCGCGGAGGGGCTTCCGGCGGAGCCCGAGCAATCGGTAGACGGGCAATCCGGGCAGCCGGTATGA